A single Bremerella cremea DNA region contains:
- the sucC gene encoding ADP-forming succinate--CoA ligase subunit beta, which translates to MKIHEFQAKEILRQAGVAVPRSIVAKTPEEASAAYTELGGSIAVVKAQIHAGGRGKGTVKDNADQRGVQLVKSAEEAAAVAKGLLGKELVTIQTGPEGKVVNQVLVEEGCDIKRELYLGIVLDRAAKLPVLMMSSEGGTEIEEVAAHTPEKIFKEHFDPALGPQSFQIRKLCKKLEISGPAARSAEKFIKGLCQVYVETDCALAEINPLVITGDGGMIALDCKMTFDENAMFRHKDIAELRDLSEEEPAEVRAGNTGLSYVKLDGNIGCLVNGAGLAMSTMDIIKLHGGEPANFLDVGGGANVDQVTEAFSILLDDKNVKAVLVNIFGGIMRCTTIANALLEAYKKLDFNVPLVVRLEGTEVEQGRQLLADSGIDIIIADGLTDAAKKVVATVA; encoded by the coding sequence ATGAAGATTCATGAGTTCCAAGCGAAGGAAATTCTTCGCCAAGCCGGGGTCGCCGTACCTCGCAGCATCGTTGCAAAGACCCCTGAAGAAGCTAGTGCCGCCTATACCGAGTTGGGTGGTAGCATCGCCGTGGTGAAAGCCCAGATTCATGCTGGCGGTCGCGGTAAAGGGACTGTGAAAGACAACGCCGACCAGCGCGGTGTGCAATTGGTGAAGTCGGCTGAAGAAGCCGCCGCCGTTGCCAAAGGCCTGCTGGGTAAGGAACTGGTCACCATCCAGACCGGTCCTGAAGGCAAAGTCGTCAACCAGGTGTTGGTGGAAGAAGGCTGCGATATCAAACGCGAACTCTACCTGGGTATCGTGCTCGATCGGGCCGCCAAGCTGCCGGTTCTGATGATGTCGAGCGAAGGTGGGACCGAGATCGAAGAGGTCGCCGCCCACACGCCAGAGAAAATCTTCAAAGAACACTTCGACCCAGCCCTCGGCCCGCAGAGCTTTCAGATTCGCAAGCTATGCAAGAAGTTGGAAATCTCCGGCCCGGCTGCTCGCAGTGCCGAAAAGTTCATCAAGGGTTTGTGCCAGGTTTACGTCGAAACCGACTGTGCGTTGGCTGAAATCAACCCGCTGGTCATCACCGGCGACGGCGGCATGATCGCTCTCGATTGTAAGATGACCTTTGACGAGAACGCCATGTTCCGTCACAAAGATATCGCCGAACTTCGCGACTTAAGCGAAGAAGAGCCTGCCGAAGTGCGGGCTGGCAACACCGGGCTCAGCTATGTGAAGCTCGACGGCAACATCGGCTGCCTGGTCAACGGTGCCGGCCTGGCGATGAGCACCATGGACATCATCAAGCTGCACGGCGGCGAACCAGCCAACTTCCTGGACGTTGGCGGCGGTGCCAATGTCGATCAGGTCACCGAAGCGTTTAGCATCTTGCTCGACGACAAGAACGTGAAGGCCGTGTTGGTCAACATCTTCGGCGGGATCATGCGTTGCACGACGATCGCTAACGCCTTGCTGGAAGCGTACAAGAAGCTCGACTTCAACGTGCCGCTGGTCGTTCGTTTAGAAGGTACCGAAGTGGAACAAGGCCGCCAACTGTTGGCCGATTCCGGCATCGATATCATCATCGCCGACGGCTTGACCGACGCTGCGAAAAAAGTCGTTGCCACCGTCGCCTAG
- a CDS encoding cyanophycinase has translation MRYLLLGLILGSFIVTNTHAAESEQSGALIVVGGGGLPESIVKRFVELGGGQEMRVVVIPTASSLPVDEEKIASLWQKRGAKEVHVLHTTDREVANSAEFIAPLKEATAVWIGGGSQSRLAEAYAGTAVEKELIALVQRGGVVGGTSAGAAIQSQVMIASGRTEPEIKTGLNLVPDAIIDQHFLKRNRMNRLLSAIDQYPHLYGIGIDEATAIEVQGRECRVLGNSFVVVVQDQGAGKMPNIRTFNQGESFELTPIE, from the coding sequence ATGCGATATCTTCTGCTTGGTTTGATCCTTGGTTCCTTTATCGTAACCAACACGCACGCCGCCGAAAGCGAACAATCCGGTGCCTTGATAGTGGTAGGCGGGGGCGGCTTGCCCGAGTCAATCGTCAAGCGATTCGTGGAACTGGGTGGAGGCCAAGAGATGCGTGTGGTTGTGATTCCGACGGCATCTTCCCTGCCGGTAGACGAAGAAAAAATTGCCTCGCTCTGGCAGAAACGTGGCGCCAAAGAGGTCCACGTGCTGCATACCACCGATCGTGAAGTCGCTAACTCGGCAGAGTTCATCGCTCCGCTGAAAGAGGCGACCGCCGTGTGGATTGGTGGTGGCAGCCAATCACGCCTGGCCGAAGCGTATGCCGGCACAGCGGTTGAAAAGGAACTGATTGCTTTGGTCCAGCGGGGCGGGGTAGTGGGGGGAACGTCAGCCGGAGCGGCGATTCAATCGCAAGTGATGATCGCCAGTGGCCGCACAGAACCAGAGATTAAAACGGGCCTGAACCTGGTGCCGGATGCGATCATCGACCAGCACTTCTTGAAACGCAACCGTATGAACCGCTTGCTCTCGGCGATCGATCAGTACCCGCACTTATACGGCATTGGCATCGACGAAGCGACCGCCATCGAAGTGCAAGGCCGCGAGTGCCGTGTGCTCGGCAACTCGTTTGTAGTGGTCGTCCAAGATCAAGGTGCCGGCAAGATGCCCAACATTCGCACGTTCAATCAAGGGGAAAGCTTCGAACTTACGCCGATCGAGTAA
- a CDS encoding sigma-54-dependent transcriptional regulator, whose protein sequence is MNQAQLLLVDDDRHVLESMGSWLREIGYAVDLAADRNQAIALIDANRYDLALVDVRLGMDDGFDVLRYCHANHPNTTVIMITGYGTVETGIEALRAGAFDLLTKPLIDEELAMAIERALSQRQVMQENQQLKQQLDLRFGLENIIGHDHRMLRIFDMVDSVADTRATVLITGESGTGKSLLARAIHRRSNRRDQPFIEVACGALPEALLESELFGHVAGSFTGATGNKLGKFKAADKGTIFLDEIGTAPLSMQVKLLRVLQELQFEPVGSTETETVDTRVVLATNEDLAKSVERGEFRQDLYYRVNVINLELPPLRERISDIPRLAAHFLAEVCQDTGRRIEGFSAEAIAAMQRYRWPGNVRELQNVVERAVLLSKNQEITPDDMPASIASGAPISVSRRTGTTLKEALEGPERQIIREVLESNGWNRNETADQLGINRTTLYKKMKRLGLEEMAAHHHAS, encoded by the coding sequence ATGAATCAAGCCCAACTGTTACTTGTCGACGACGACCGCCATGTACTGGAATCGATGGGAAGTTGGCTGCGCGAAATTGGTTACGCCGTAGATCTGGCCGCCGATCGCAACCAAGCAATTGCCTTAATCGATGCCAATCGCTACGACTTAGCCTTGGTGGATGTCCGCTTGGGAATGGACGATGGGTTCGACGTGTTGCGTTATTGCCACGCCAATCACCCCAACACCACGGTGATCATGATCACCGGATATGGCACCGTGGAAACCGGAATTGAAGCTCTGCGGGCGGGTGCGTTCGATCTGTTGACCAAGCCGCTGATTGACGAAGAACTGGCTATGGCGATCGAGCGTGCGCTATCTCAACGACAGGTAATGCAGGAAAATCAACAATTAAAGCAACAGCTCGATCTCCGTTTTGGTTTGGAGAATATTATTGGCCACGACCACCGCATGTTGCGCATTTTCGACATGGTGGACAGTGTGGCCGATACCCGCGCTACCGTTTTAATCACCGGCGAGAGCGGGACGGGTAAGTCACTTTTGGCTCGGGCCATTCATCGCCGCAGCAATCGTCGCGATCAACCGTTTATTGAAGTGGCGTGCGGTGCTTTGCCAGAGGCTTTGCTCGAAAGCGAACTGTTCGGACACGTCGCCGGCTCGTTTACCGGGGCAACCGGCAACAAGCTCGGCAAGTTTAAAGCGGCCGACAAGGGAACGATCTTCCTCGACGAAATCGGCACCGCGCCGCTGAGTATGCAAGTTAAGCTGTTGCGTGTTCTCCAGGAATTGCAATTCGAACCGGTCGGCAGTACCGAAACCGAAACGGTCGATACGCGTGTGGTGCTGGCCACCAACGAAGACCTGGCCAAATCGGTCGAACGGGGCGAGTTTCGCCAAGACCTCTATTACCGCGTCAACGTGATCAACTTAGAGCTACCACCACTGCGCGAACGTATTTCCGATATCCCGCGTCTGGCAGCACACTTCCTGGCCGAAGTCTGCCAAGACACCGGTCGCCGCATCGAAGGTTTTTCCGCCGAAGCAATCGCCGCGATGCAGCGTTACCGCTGGCCAGGCAACGTTCGTGAACTGCAGAACGTGGTCGAACGGGCTGTGCTGTTAAGCAAGAACCAAGAGATCACCCCAGACGATATGCCTGCTTCGATCGCTTCGGGGGCCCCCATCAGCGTCTCGCGCCGCACCGGCACCACGCTGAAGGAAGCCTTGGAAGGCCCTGAGCGACAGATCATTCGCGAAGTGCTGGAATCGAACGGCTGGAACCGCAACGAAACGGCCGACCAACTCGGCATCAACCGCACCACGCTCTATAAGAAGATGAAACGCCTCGGTCTGGAAGAGATGGCCGCCCATCACCACGCCAGCTAA
- a CDS encoding response regulator, with protein MSINVLVVDDHEVVRSGLACLFRGTDINVIGEAVDGNDAIEKTLQHKPDVVLMDIRMPEMDGLAALEKLQADSPGTPVVMLSTYDNPTYVARGVALGAVDYVLKGSPREQIVEAIQHAAAGGKQPEGGIMSRVKGTMAKRHDAKNSEFPLTNREMQVLRHLALGLSNREIGRSLSISIETVKEHVQNILRKIDVTDRTQAAVWAVRKGLV; from the coding sequence ATGTCCATTAATGTGTTGGTTGTCGACGATCATGAAGTCGTCCGGAGTGGGCTGGCTTGCCTATTTCGAGGTACCGACATTAACGTTATCGGTGAAGCCGTTGATGGTAATGATGCCATCGAAAAAACACTGCAACATAAGCCTGATGTCGTCCTGATGGATATCCGCATGCCGGAAATGGACGGCCTAGCCGCGCTAGAAAAATTGCAAGCGGACTCCCCTGGCACGCCAGTGGTGATGCTAAGCACGTACGACAACCCCACCTATGTCGCTCGCGGCGTTGCTTTGGGTGCGGTCGACTACGTTCTAAAAGGTTCGCCGCGCGAACAAATCGTGGAAGCGATTCAACATGCGGCAGCTGGTGGCAAACAGCCAGAAGGGGGCATCATGTCACGCGTCAAGGGAACGATGGCTAAGCGTCACGACGCTAAGAACAGCGAGTTCCCACTTACTAACCGCGAGATGCAGGTCCTTCGCCACTTGGCTCTGGGGCTCAGCAATCGCGAGATCGGTCGTTCGCTGAGCATCAGCATCGAAACGGTCAAAGAACACGTGCAGAACATCCTACGTAAGATCGACGTGACCGACCGCACCCAAGCTGCTGTTTGGGCTGTCCGCAAAGGACTGGTCTAG
- a CDS encoding KdsC family phosphatase translates to MNLEQKCRQIELLITDVDGVLTDGGVILSNEGVESKQFHIRDGFGLRLWRQAGFHCGIITGRNSQVVRLRAQELGMDIVRQGIQNKAPVAEELLQKFNLQPEQLAYVGDDLIDLGVIRLAGLGIAVADAVDEVKAAADYTTKTPGGKGAIREVVELILKAKKVWNDIIQTY, encoded by the coding sequence ATGAACCTGGAACAGAAGTGCCGCCAGATCGAACTGCTGATCACCGATGTCGACGGTGTGCTGACCGATGGTGGCGTGATATTGAGCAACGAAGGGGTCGAGTCGAAGCAGTTTCACATTCGCGACGGCTTTGGCCTGCGGTTGTGGCGTCAGGCGGGCTTCCATTGTGGCATCATCACCGGACGCAACTCTCAAGTCGTGCGGCTACGTGCCCAGGAACTGGGAATGGATATCGTGCGGCAAGGGATTCAAAACAAAGCCCCCGTGGCGGAAGAGCTGCTGCAGAAGTTTAACCTTCAGCCCGAGCAGCTGGCCTATGTCGGAGACGACTTGATCGACTTGGGCGTGATTCGTCTGGCGGGGCTGGGCATTGCCGTGGCGGATGCCGTGGACGAAGTCAAAGCGGCTGCTGATTACACCACCAAGACACCTGGTGGCAAAGGAGCAATTCGGGAGGTCGTCGAATTGATTCTGAAAGCGAAGAAAGTCTGGAACGACATCATTCAAACCTACTAA
- a CDS encoding KpsF/GutQ family sugar-phosphate isomerase: protein MSSPIRQEETSLARTRWIAQGQSTIRHEAEVMLRVAETLDDRFASAVEMVLHCRGDVVVCGIGKAGHVGTKLAATLASTGTRSHFLHPAEAIHGDLGRVGDQDIVLMLSQSGETEEIVRLLPMIQGLGAPIVAITSSAQNTLGKAAKVVLELGGITEACPLNLAPTASTAAMLAMGDALAMTVSQQRGFRPEDFARYHPGGSLGRRLAFVEEKMRPLAQCRVASDQLTIREVFRTVRVAGRRTGAVMLTDREGRLSGIFTDSDLARLFEQDEAVDIERSIASVMTRRPKTTTIGTRFQAALNRLADDKISELPVIDHEGRPLGMLDVTDMVGHVPTDADADDPTAGPPTLKIRFPNQDEHEA, encoded by the coding sequence ATGAGTTCTCCGATTCGCCAGGAAGAAACTTCTCTCGCGCGGACGCGTTGGATTGCCCAAGGGCAGTCGACCATCCGGCACGAGGCCGAGGTGATGCTGCGTGTTGCCGAGACGCTGGACGATCGGTTCGCGTCGGCGGTTGAAATGGTGCTGCATTGTCGGGGAGATGTCGTAGTGTGTGGCATCGGCAAGGCGGGACATGTCGGGACGAAGCTGGCCGCCACGCTGGCATCGACCGGAACCCGAAGCCACTTCCTCCACCCGGCCGAGGCCATTCACGGCGACTTGGGCCGCGTCGGGGATCAAGACATCGTGCTGATGCTTTCGCAAAGTGGCGAGACGGAAGAGATTGTGCGGTTGCTGCCGATGATCCAAGGGCTGGGCGCCCCGATCGTGGCGATCACCTCTTCCGCCCAGAACACCCTAGGTAAGGCGGCCAAGGTCGTGCTCGAACTGGGGGGCATCACCGAGGCCTGCCCACTGAATCTTGCCCCCACGGCTAGTACTGCTGCGATGTTAGCGATGGGGGATGCCTTGGCGATGACCGTCAGCCAGCAGCGTGGCTTCCGCCCAGAAGACTTTGCCCGCTACCACCCTGGCGGCAGCTTAGGACGCCGGTTGGCATTTGTCGAAGAGAAGATGCGGCCCTTGGCCCAGTGTCGTGTCGCCTCCGATCAGCTAACCATCCGCGAAGTCTTTCGTACGGTCCGTGTCGCTGGCCGGCGGACTGGAGCCGTGATGCTGACCGACCGGGAAGGACGGCTCTCGGGCATTTTTACCGACAGTGACCTGGCCCGGCTATTTGAACAAGACGAAGCAGTCGACATCGAACGCTCGATTGCCAGCGTGATGACCCGTCGCCCCAAGACCACCACGATCGGCACTCGCTTTCAGGCGGCCCTCAATCGCCTGGCCGATGACAAAATCAGCGAACTTCCGGTCATCGACCACGAAGGACGCCCGCTTGGTATGTTGGATGTTACGGATATGGTCGGCCACGTGCCGACCGATGCCGATGCGGACGACCCCACGGCCGGACCGCCCACGTTAAAGATCCGATTTCCGAACCAAGACGAGCACGAGGCGTAG
- a CDS encoding protein kinase domain-containing protein, producing the protein MTELSKLGPFALENRLGNDQNSHVFHGFHLKQKRQAVVCILPERYAENPRARRRLEKRSRQLMKMNHPNIVRYHGAGIDQGIPFFALDYVDGISLQQYLKQHGPLPWETVVEIGLQVCGALSAAHHLNIHHLDVRPAHILLSGDGLTDPRKPLKVQITSFWADPRWRRSSLLLFPKDRQQYLSPEQFEDPQYVDDASDIFSLGCVLYEMITGKLPFDPLASGEERWKQPERPASLELDCPVWLDRVVMRMIEVLPDRRPADIDAVAAGLQESQEAVARGMSAIEHALAGNNGRESIIDIGIDRTEAEKLMHKPRYYEPSTLFNSRILLGLALIVVIGLVVFALRPLSDEQLYERATPLVDSRESLNWRLAEEKYLQPLIDRYPDSPYAAKAQSDIDMIQMARAESRLQNSLTKREFDNPAEQHLAGARALEANGNHLGAWYQFDKMVQELPETPENRPYRLIAQREIQRLQGLRLRKGVDKVLSVTINDYVSQAEDMILTGQEQEGREIFRRIHSLYQSYPDAKGAVDMATDILAKPIASEKSKEAATKTKTAQTQPTQEVRKQPLAETESPRDPMAATVEEVQTESATVEEQMVEQEAATGDSEEMPIEEATLENTPDEPMPEQVRPPLFPDSPILPGDKSGQP; encoded by the coding sequence ATGACAGAGTTATCTAAATTGGGTCCGTTTGCCCTTGAGAACCGTCTCGGGAACGACCAAAACAGCCACGTGTTTCATGGCTTTCATTTGAAACAAAAGCGTCAGGCAGTTGTCTGTATCTTGCCAGAACGCTATGCCGAAAATCCACGAGCTCGTCGCCGCTTGGAAAAGCGGAGCCGACAGCTAATGAAGATGAACCATCCCAACATCGTGCGGTACCATGGTGCCGGGATCGATCAAGGGATTCCGTTTTTCGCGCTCGACTACGTCGACGGCATTAGCCTACAGCAATACCTCAAGCAACATGGTCCGCTTCCGTGGGAAACGGTGGTCGAGATCGGTCTGCAGGTTTGCGGTGCCCTAAGTGCCGCCCATCATCTGAACATTCACCATCTTGATGTGCGGCCAGCCCACATCTTGCTATCCGGCGACGGCCTGACCGATCCGCGTAAGCCGCTCAAGGTGCAAATCACTAGCTTCTGGGCCGATCCGCGGTGGCGACGATCGTCGCTGCTGTTGTTCCCGAAGGACCGCCAGCAGTACCTTTCGCCCGAGCAATTTGAAGATCCGCAGTATGTCGACGACGCCAGCGATATCTTCTCGCTTGGCTGCGTGCTGTACGAGATGATCACCGGCAAGCTTCCTTTCGACCCGCTCGCAAGCGGCGAAGAGCGTTGGAAGCAACCTGAACGCCCCGCTTCACTGGAACTTGACTGTCCAGTCTGGCTCGACCGCGTTGTGATGCGGATGATCGAAGTGTTGCCTGACCGTCGTCCGGCAGACATCGATGCCGTTGCCGCTGGCCTGCAGGAATCGCAAGAAGCGGTCGCACGTGGAATGAGTGCCATCGAACATGCGTTAGCAGGCAACAACGGACGAGAAAGCATCATCGATATCGGTATCGACCGAACAGAAGCCGAAAAGCTGATGCACAAGCCACGCTATTACGAGCCAAGCACCCTGTTTAACAGCCGAATCTTGCTGGGCCTGGCCTTGATCGTGGTGATTGGCTTGGTCGTGTTCGCCCTTCGTCCTTTGTCGGACGAGCAGCTTTACGAACGAGCCACCCCACTGGTCGACTCGCGCGAGAGCTTAAACTGGCGCCTGGCGGAAGAGAAGTATCTGCAGCCGCTAATCGATCGCTATCCCGATAGCCCGTACGCCGCGAAAGCTCAAAGCGATATCGACATGATCCAAATGGCTCGGGCGGAATCACGCCTGCAAAACAGCCTGACTAAACGCGAGTTCGACAACCCTGCCGAACAGCACTTGGCTGGGGCTCGGGCCTTGGAAGCCAACGGCAACCATTTAGGTGCTTGGTACCAGTTCGACAAGATGGTTCAGGAACTTCCGGAAACCCCAGAGAACCGTCCTTACCGATTGATCGCTCAACGGGAAATCCAACGTTTGCAAGGTCTGCGACTTCGCAAAGGGGTCGATAAGGTTTTGTCCGTAACGATTAACGACTACGTAAGCCAAGCCGAAGACATGATCTTGACCGGCCAAGAGCAAGAAGGACGCGAGATTTTCCGCCGAATTCATTCGCTTTACCAGTCTTACCCTGACGCCAAGGGAGCCGTTGACATGGCGACCGATATCTTGGCAAAGCCAATTGCCAGCGAGAAGAGTAAGGAAGCTGCCACCAAGACGAAAACGGCTCAAACTCAGCCTACGCAAGAGGTTCGCAAACAACCTCTGGCCGAAACGGAAAGCCCTCGTGATCCGATGGCCGCAACCGTTGAGGAGGTCCAAACCGAGTCGGCAACCGTAGAAGAACAGATGGTTGAGCAGGAAGCGGCGACTGGCGACTCGGAAGAGATGCCGATTGAAGAAGCAACGCTCGAGAACACACCTGACGAGCCAATGCCTGAGCAAGTGCGACCGCCCTTGTTCCCGGATTCGCCAATTTTGCCGGGTGATAAGTCAGGGCAGCCCTAG
- a CDS encoding GNAT family N-acetyltransferase produces MLRVLEINEPEDLSHVRGNWQRLWEATKDATFFQTLEWLLIYWKHFREDKKLRVLLVLEDERLVGVVPLVVVNEPTRLGKVRVLTYPLSDWGSHFSVLAAEPRQTLYRALRHLQETPRDWDMLDFRWLDEEDLEHHLTAGAMQDAGYTAHEGIWDETTLIDFEGNWDDYLRSRSPKLRSDIRRNLRRYEKTQRINFERYRPLGKQAGDDDPRWDLFHEAMNIAELSWQGHSTTGTTISHRTIRSYIKDCHIAAAELGMLDLAILYFEHQPAGFCYNYVANGRVFGLRRGDAPEGRAHGLGTVLTAMLIRDSFTRGDKSLDMGPGSFEAKRRWMTRIAKVGRMTHYPLTVPRIQLLRLKHWWQACRDRKSGRIPNSELNRLAT; encoded by the coding sequence ATGTTACGTGTTTTGGAAATAAATGAGCCGGAGGACCTTTCCCACGTCCGCGGCAATTGGCAGCGATTGTGGGAAGCCACGAAGGACGCGACCTTCTTTCAGACGCTTGAGTGGCTGCTGATCTACTGGAAGCATTTCCGCGAAGACAAAAAACTGCGTGTATTGCTGGTCTTGGAAGACGAGCGGTTAGTAGGCGTAGTCCCGCTGGTCGTCGTGAACGAGCCAACCCGCTTGGGAAAAGTTCGCGTTCTGACTTATCCCTTGTCGGACTGGGGCTCTCACTTTAGCGTGCTGGCAGCAGAACCACGCCAAACCTTGTATCGGGCACTTCGGCACTTGCAAGAGACGCCCCGCGACTGGGATATGCTCGACTTTCGTTGGCTGGATGAAGAAGACCTCGAACACCACTTGACCGCCGGCGCTATGCAAGATGCCGGCTACACGGCCCATGAAGGCATCTGGGACGAAACCACCCTCATCGATTTCGAGGGAAACTGGGACGACTACCTGCGTTCGCGCAGTCCTAAGTTGCGCTCGGATATTCGTCGTAACCTTAGGCGATACGAGAAAACGCAACGTATTAACTTCGAACGTTATCGTCCGCTAGGCAAACAGGCCGGCGACGATGATCCACGGTGGGATCTGTTCCACGAGGCCATGAATATCGCCGAACTAAGTTGGCAAGGGCATTCCACCACTGGTACCACGATCTCGCATCGCACGATTCGTTCGTACATCAAAGACTGCCACATCGCAGCGGCCGAACTAGGCATGCTTGATCTGGCGATTCTGTATTTCGAGCATCAACCAGCAGGCTTCTGCTACAACTACGTCGCCAATGGCCGTGTCTTTGGCCTTCGCAGAGGGGACGCTCCCGAAGGCCGGGCCCACGGCCTCGGCACGGTGCTCACCGCGATGCTGATCCGCGATAGTTTTACCCGAGGTGACAAGTCGCTCGACATGGGGCCAGGCTCGTTCGAAGCGAAACGCCGCTGGATGACACGCATCGCCAAGGTTGGCCGCATGACGCACTATCCTCTGACCGTACCGCGGATTCAGCTACTTCGTTTGAAGCATTGGTGGCAAGCATGCCGCGACCGAAAATCTGGTCGTATCCCTAACAGCGAGCTGAATAGATTGGCCACGTAG
- a CDS encoding DUF1501 domain-containing protein encodes MSFLPEGMTRRHFMSHLAGASAMVAPSLMMGNAIQANAQELKKQGKSCIMLWMGGGPSTMDLWDLKPGMNTGGPFRPISTKGDMQISEHLPKVAQVMDELSIVRSMSTREADHGRGRYYMHTGYVPNPNIEHPSYGSVIAHEMATERSDLEIPPFVSVGGGSVGPGFLGMSWAPFTVSSNGQVRNLGGLKNWGNDTLTSRLGMLQMIESGFVSQNRGPAAVDHAKILDKTVKLMKSEQMKAFRVNEEPEQMKELYGNDSFGRGCLLARRLVEAGVPFVEVDLGGWDNHQNIFTTLSDNKLPVLDRAMSALVTDLKQRGLLESTTIVWMGEFSRTPRINGNTGRDHWARSWSTVVGGGGIKGGLAIGETSSDGTAVETEPYSSEDLMATVIRAMGISLDTTFTSKSGRPMKIANGGKLIKDLIA; translated from the coding sequence ATGAGCTTTCTCCCTGAAGGTATGACCCGACGTCACTTCATGTCTCACTTGGCGGGGGCTTCCGCGATGGTTGCTCCATCGTTGATGATGGGCAACGCCATTCAAGCCAACGCACAAGAGCTGAAGAAGCAGGGCAAAAGCTGCATCATGCTTTGGATGGGTGGCGGCCCAAGCACGATGGACTTGTGGGACTTGAAGCCCGGCATGAACACCGGTGGGCCGTTCCGTCCGATCAGCACCAAGGGGGACATGCAGATCAGCGAACATCTGCCGAAAGTTGCTCAGGTCATGGACGAACTTTCGATCGTTCGTTCGATGAGCACCCGGGAAGCAGATCATGGTCGTGGTCGCTACTACATGCACACCGGCTATGTTCCGAACCCTAACATCGAGCATCCTAGCTACGGTTCGGTGATTGCTCATGAAATGGCGACCGAACGTAGCGACCTAGAAATTCCGCCGTTCGTTTCGGTGGGTGGTGGTAGCGTCGGGCCTGGCTTCCTCGGCATGTCTTGGGCTCCGTTTACCGTCAGCAGCAACGGCCAAGTGCGTAACCTGGGCGGCCTAAAAAACTGGGGCAACGATACGTTGACCAGTCGTTTGGGCATGTTGCAAATGATCGAAAGTGGTTTCGTCAGCCAAAATCGCGGTCCAGCTGCCGTGGATCATGCCAAGATCCTCGACAAGACCGTCAAGCTGATGAAGAGCGAACAAATGAAGGCCTTCCGCGTCAACGAAGAGCCGGAACAGATGAAGGAACTGTACGGCAACGATAGCTTCGGCCGTGGTTGCTTGCTGGCTCGCCGCTTGGTGGAAGCTGGCGTTCCTTTTGTCGAAGTTGACCTGGGTGGCTGGGACAACCATCAAAACATCTTCACTACCCTTTCCGACAACAAACTGCCGGTCCTCGACCGCGCCATGAGTGCCCTCGTGACCGACCTCAAGCAGCGTGGCTTGTTGGAAAGCACCACGATTGTGTGGATGGGCGAATTTAGCCGAACACCTCGCATCAACGGCAACACTGGTCGCGATCACTGGGCTCGTAGTTGGAGCACGGTGGTTGGTGGTGGCGGTATCAAGGGTGGTTTAGCCATCGGCGAAACCAGCTCGGACGGTACCGCAGTCGAAACCGAACCGTACAGCTCGGAAGACTTGATGGCCACCGTGATTCGCGCCATGGGCATCTCGCTCGATACCACCTTCACCAGCAAGAGTGGTCGTCCGATGAAGATTGCCAACGGCGGGAAGTTGATCAAAGATCTGATCGCATAA